In the Pelomicrobium methylotrophicum genome, one interval contains:
- a CDS encoding TRAP transporter small permease subunit, translating to MERYLHLVDKISTFAGKAFAWAIVLLTGVVCYDVFARYLFRAPTAWAYDFSYILYGSLFMMAGAYTLSRNGHVRGDVLYGFFPPRLQAGLDLALYFLFFIPGILALAYSGIDFAKTSWALQEHSSTTAGGPPLYHFKTLIPIAGFLVLLQGLAEMVRCAQCLKTGEWPRRAHDVEEVDVEELKKMVQVEDPEVLEKLSDTEGNIKELERRAHKNAIGHEDAKGGGR from the coding sequence ATGGAGCGCTACCTTCACTTGGTTGACAAAATCAGTACCTTCGCCGGCAAGGCCTTCGCATGGGCGATCGTGTTGCTGACCGGGGTGGTGTGCTACGACGTGTTCGCGCGCTATCTGTTCCGCGCGCCCACGGCGTGGGCCTATGACTTCAGCTACATCCTCTACGGGTCGCTATTCATGATGGCGGGTGCCTATACGTTGTCGCGCAACGGCCACGTGCGTGGTGACGTGCTCTACGGCTTCTTTCCTCCCCGCCTCCAGGCAGGGCTGGACCTGGCGTTGTACTTCTTGTTCTTCATCCCCGGCATTCTGGCACTGGCTTACTCTGGCATAGACTTCGCGAAGACTTCCTGGGCTCTGCAAGAGCACTCCAGCACAACCGCCGGGGGGCCGCCCCTGTACCACTTCAAGACGCTGATTCCCATCGCGGGTTTCCTGGTGCTGCTCCAGGGTCTGGCTGAGATGGTGCGCTGCGCGCAGTGCTTGAAGACGGGCGAGTGGCCGCGCCGGGCCCACGACGTGGAAGAGGTGGACGTGGAAGAGCTGAAGAAGATGGTCCAGGTGGAGGACCCTGAGGTGCTGGAAAAACTCTCCGATACGGAGGGCAATATCAAGGAGCTGGAACGCCGTGCCCACAAGAACGCGATCGGGCATGAGGATGCCAAGGGAGGCGGCCGATGA
- a CDS encoding TRAP transporter substrate-binding protein, whose protein sequence is MSEIVRESDTQRAQPSREEAKVSRRKFLKGAAVASAGTLAGFPMIARAQQTITLRFQSTWPTKDIFHEYALDFAKKVNDMSGGRLKIDVLPAGAVVKAFDLIDAVHKGTLDGGHGVAAYWYGKNSAYSLFGTGPSFGMDANMILAWYEYGGGKALYEELQHKIMNFDVVGFLYGPMPTQPLGWFKRQIKDRNDFKGLKYRTVGLSVDVFKEMGAAVVALPGGEIVPSLDRGVIEAAEFNNASSDRLLGFPDVSKICYLQSYHQPCEVFEILFNKKKYDALPADIKNIIANAVQAASADMSWKAIHRYSQDYFEMQQKQGVKFYKTPKDVLKAQLEAWDRVIAAKSKENPFFAKVLESQKRFAQRVVAWAEDTIVPADLAYEHWFEKKA, encoded by the coding sequence ATGAGCGAAATAGTCCGCGAATCCGATACTCAGCGAGCCCAGCCGTCCCGGGAGGAGGCGAAGGTCTCCCGCCGCAAGTTCCTGAAAGGCGCTGCGGTAGCCTCTGCCGGCACTCTCGCCGGGTTTCCCATGATCGCCAGGGCCCAGCAAACCATCACCCTGCGGTTCCAAAGCACCTGGCCCACCAAGGATATCTTCCACGAGTACGCCCTGGACTTCGCCAAGAAGGTGAACGACATGTCCGGTGGGCGCCTCAAAATCGACGTGCTTCCCGCCGGTGCCGTCGTGAAAGCCTTCGATTTGATCGATGCGGTGCATAAGGGCACCCTGGACGGCGGGCACGGCGTGGCGGCCTACTGGTACGGGAAGAACTCGGCCTACTCGCTGTTCGGTACCGGCCCCTCCTTCGGGATGGACGCGAACATGATCCTTGCCTGGTACGAGTACGGCGGTGGCAAGGCCCTCTACGAGGAGCTGCAGCACAAGATCATGAACTTTGACGTGGTGGGCTTCCTCTACGGTCCCATGCCTACCCAGCCCCTGGGGTGGTTCAAGCGACAGATCAAGGACCGCAACGACTTCAAGGGGCTGAAGTACCGCACCGTCGGCCTGTCGGTGGATGTGTTTAAAGAGATGGGGGCGGCGGTGGTGGCTTTGCCGGGCGGCGAGATTGTGCCGTCCCTCGACCGGGGCGTGATCGAGGCGGCGGAGTTCAACAACGCCTCCTCGGACCGCCTGCTCGGCTTCCCCGACGTGTCCAAGATCTGCTACCTGCAGAGCTACCACCAGCCTTGTGAAGTGTTCGAGATTTTGTTCAACAAGAAGAAGTACGATGCGCTTCCGGCCGACATCAAGAACATCATCGCGAACGCGGTGCAGGCGGCGAGCGCTGACATGTCCTGGAAGGCGATTCACCGCTACTCCCAGGACTACTTCGAGATGCAGCAGAAGCAGGGTGTGAAGTTCTACAAGACTCCCAAGGACGTGCTGAAGGCCCAGCTCGAGGCCTGGGACCGGGTGATCGCCGCCAAAAGCAAGGAGAACCCCTTCTTCGCCAAGGTGCTGGAGTCCCAAAAGCGCTTTGCCCAGCGCGTGGTGGCTTGGGCCGAGGATACCATCGTGCCCGCGGACCTCGCCTACGAACACTGGTTCGAAAAGAAAGCCTGA
- a CDS encoding Na+/H+ antiporter subunit C, translated as MEALVAMGIGALTAGGVFLLLRARTFPVILGLTLISYAVNLFIFAMGRLKLAAPPRIVEGVAEYADPLPQALVLTAIVISFGMTAFLAVLAVWSRLASGTDHVDGAPADGGAVPVPEGGRCDPGAGDSAPHPAGDAHLRGRIPSGAPAPRSGAPAREDDR; from the coding sequence ATGGAAGCGCTGGTGGCCATGGGCATCGGCGCGCTCACGGCGGGCGGGGTGTTCCTCCTGCTGCGCGCTCGCACTTTCCCCGTGATTCTGGGGCTGACGCTCATCTCCTACGCAGTCAATCTTTTCATCTTTGCCATGGGGCGGCTTAAACTCGCAGCGCCGCCGCGCATCGTGGAGGGCGTGGCCGAATACGCCGATCCCTTGCCCCAAGCCCTGGTGCTGACCGCCATCGTGATCAGCTTCGGCATGACCGCTTTTCTGGCGGTGCTGGCGGTATGGAGCCGGCTGGCCAGCGGCACCGATCACGTGGACGGCGCGCCCGCGGACGGTGGAGCAGTGCCTGTCCCCGAAGGGGGGAGGTGCGACCCGGGAGCGGGCGACAGCGCGCCGCACCCCGCGGGCGATGCGCACCTTCGCGGTCGCATCCCCTCAGGGGCCCCCGCTCCGCGCTCCGGCGCGCCCGCTCGGGAGGACGATCGATGA
- a CDS encoding Na+/H+ antiporter subunit E: MSALSRLVPHPTLSATLALVWLLLANSITAAHVLLALLLGLGIPKLTATLFPEKLRPVRLGLALRLFLTFLRDIVVANVAVARLILSPRLQVEPRFIAVPLALTHPYAIAVLAGMITMTPGTVSVDLSPDGRTLWVHGLDVDNPEAIVAEIKRRYEQPLKELFE, translated from the coding sequence ATGAGCGCGCTCTCTCGGCTCGTCCCCCATCCCACGCTTTCGGCGACCTTGGCCCTTGTCTGGCTGCTGCTCGCGAACTCCATAACCGCCGCCCACGTGCTCCTGGCCCTCCTCCTCGGCCTCGGCATTCCCAAGCTCACCGCCACGCTTTTCCCGGAAAAGTTGCGTCCCGTCCGTCTGGGGCTGGCGCTGCGGCTGTTCCTCACCTTCCTGCGGGACATCGTGGTGGCCAACGTGGCGGTCGCGCGCCTCATCCTGTCGCCGCGCCTGCAGGTCGAACCGCGCTTCATTGCGGTGCCGTTGGCGCTCACCCACCCATACGCCATCGCCGTGCTCGCTGGCATGATCACCATGACGCCGGGAACGGTGTCGGTCGACCTGTCGCCCGACGGCCGTACCCTGTGGGTCCACGGGCTGGACGTGGACAACCCCGAGGCCATCGTCGCTGAAATCAAGCGCCGCTATGAGCAACCGCTGAAGGAGCTTTTCGAATGA
- a CDS encoding K+/H+ antiporter subunit F yields MIPVAVTIALAAFSIAFVLSLWRLVRGPDAIDRVLALDTLYINAIAIIVLLGLAQGTTVYFEAALLIAALGFVGTVALAKYLGRGSVIE; encoded by the coding sequence ATGATCCCGGTCGCCGTGACCATTGCCCTGGCCGCTTTTTCCATCGCGTTTGTGCTGTCCCTGTGGCGTCTGGTACGGGGTCCGGATGCCATCGACCGGGTGCTCGCCCTGGATACCCTCTATATCAACGCCATCGCCATCATCGTGTTGCTCGGGCTCGCCCAAGGAACGACGGTGTACTTCGAGGCTGCACTGCTGATCGCCGCCCTCGGCTTCGTGGGGACGGTGGCACTGGCCAAATACCTCGGCCGTGGCTCGGTGATCGAGTAA
- a CDS encoding TRAP transporter large permease gives MLALIVVAIMLGFPTAFTLMGLGIIFGFIAFQLQTPDRPFLQNPIFDLMVQRTYGVMTNDVLIAVPLFVFMGYIVERANIVDRLFHSVQLAMRHVPASLAVATIVTCAVFATATGIIGAVVTLMGLLALRPMLRAGYDVKLAAGSITAGGCLGILIPPSILLILYGATAGVSVVRLYAGAFFPGLMLAGLYVLYVMARALINPQLAPKLPEQAHVSTGQVLKMLTTSFLPLALLILGVLGSIIFGLATPTEAAALGALGGIILAVAYRQLTWERLKESVFLTARTSAMVCWLFVGSAIFSAAFALLGGQEIVERWVLSLDLTPTQFLILSQIIIFLLGWPLEWTEIIVIFMPIFIPLLQHFNIDPLFFGLLVALNLQTAFLSPPVAMAAFYLKGVAPAHVTLNQIFAGMMPFMAIQILAMVLLYLWPPIGLWLPSVIYR, from the coding sequence ATGCTGGCCTTGATCGTGGTGGCCATCATGCTGGGCTTCCCAACGGCCTTTACCCTCATGGGCCTAGGGATCATCTTCGGCTTCATTGCCTTCCAGCTCCAAACCCCAGACCGGCCATTTCTCCAGAACCCCATCTTCGACCTCATGGTGCAGCGGACCTACGGAGTGATGACCAATGACGTGCTCATCGCGGTCCCGCTGTTCGTCTTCATGGGCTATATCGTGGAGCGGGCCAACATTGTAGACCGGCTGTTCCACAGTGTGCAGCTTGCCATGCGCCACGTGCCCGCGTCCCTGGCAGTCGCCACGATCGTCACGTGCGCGGTGTTTGCCACGGCGACGGGAATCATTGGGGCGGTGGTTACCCTCATGGGGCTGCTCGCCCTGCGACCGATGTTGCGCGCCGGCTATGATGTGAAACTCGCCGCAGGTTCCATCACCGCGGGGGGCTGCCTGGGCATCCTGATTCCGCCTTCGATTCTGCTCATCCTCTACGGGGCCACGGCGGGCGTGTCGGTGGTGCGGCTCTACGCCGGCGCCTTCTTTCCCGGGCTCATGCTGGCGGGGCTTTATGTGCTGTACGTGATGGCGCGGGCCCTCATCAACCCTCAGCTTGCCCCGAAGCTGCCGGAGCAGGCCCATGTCTCGACGGGCCAAGTGCTCAAGATGCTGACGACTTCCTTCCTGCCGCTCGCCCTCCTCATCCTGGGCGTTCTGGGGAGTATCATCTTCGGATTGGCCACTCCCACGGAGGCGGCGGCCCTCGGGGCCCTCGGGGGGATCATCCTGGCGGTGGCCTACCGACAGCTCACCTGGGAACGGCTTAAGGAGTCGGTGTTTCTCACCGCCCGCACCTCCGCCATGGTGTGCTGGTTGTTCGTGGGCTCAGCCATCTTCTCGGCGGCCTTCGCATTGCTCGGTGGGCAGGAGATTGTCGAGCGTTGGGTGCTCTCCCTGGACCTCACGCCGACTCAGTTCCTGATTTTGTCCCAGATCATCATTTTTCTGCTGGGATGGCCCCTGGAGTGGACGGAGATCATCGTGATCTTCATGCCCATTTTTATTCCGCTGTTGCAGCACTTCAACATCGATCCCCTGTTTTTCGGGCTGCTGGTGGCACTCAACCTGCAAACAGCGTTTCTCTCCCCGCCGGTGGCCATGGCGGCGTTCTACCTCAAGGGAGTGGCGCCGGCCCACGTGACCCTCAACCAGATCTTCGCCGGCATGATGCCTTTCATGGCGATTCAGATCCTGGCCATGGTCTTGCTCTACCTGTGGCCCCCTATCGGGCTATGGCTGCCGTCGGTGATCTACCGATAA
- a CDS encoding cation:proton antiporter: MPMLRTPKAIQLALAASVFVTAVWSVDAAAGGGAAAEHTAWVFLWIALILGAAKTASLVERFGQPAVLGELLVGIALGNLFLLGIDWFESIKTDEIVKFLAELGVVILLFQIGLESSVDSMRRVGVRAFLVAVVGVVLPFLLGTLIVGPLLLPGLSFNAYLFLGATLTATSVGITGRVFKDMGTLQTAESQIVLGAAVIDDVLGLVILAVVSAIVSAGTVDALGVAWIVAKAMLFLVAALVLGQMMAPRISRFFSRIHTGVGMKFMLVIGTCLVFAFLAQQIGLAPIVGAFAAGLILDEVQFRDFESPEFIADVSREVQDMAPAVRERLGKVIARHQQRGLEELVSPLGHFLVPFFFVITGMGVRLDALFNLHAVLIALGITAAAVVGKVAAGIVAGKVDKWLVGWGMVPRGEVGLIFAVVGKGLGVVSDEVFSVIVIMVMLTTLMTPPILAFLIKRRQRSPAA, from the coding sequence ATGCCCATGCTGCGCACACCGAAAGCCATCCAGCTCGCGCTGGCCGCGAGCGTGTTCGTGACCGCCGTTTGGTCCGTGGACGCGGCCGCCGGGGGCGGTGCCGCCGCCGAGCACACGGCCTGGGTCTTTCTGTGGATCGCGCTCATCTTGGGCGCGGCCAAGACCGCGAGCCTGGTGGAGCGCTTCGGCCAGCCTGCCGTGCTCGGGGAGCTGCTGGTGGGCATTGCGCTGGGCAACCTGTTCCTGCTGGGCATCGACTGGTTCGAGTCCATCAAGACGGACGAGATCGTCAAGTTCCTGGCCGAGCTGGGGGTGGTGATTCTCCTGTTCCAGATCGGGCTTGAGTCCAGCGTCGATTCCATGCGCCGGGTCGGCGTGCGGGCGTTCCTCGTGGCCGTGGTGGGCGTGGTGCTGCCCTTTTTGTTGGGGACCCTGATCGTGGGGCCCCTGCTGCTGCCAGGCCTTTCGTTCAACGCCTATCTCTTTCTCGGCGCCACCCTCACCGCCACTTCCGTGGGCATCACGGGGCGCGTGTTCAAGGACATGGGAACGCTCCAGACGGCCGAGTCGCAAATCGTGCTGGGCGCGGCGGTGATCGACGACGTGCTTGGGCTTGTGATCCTGGCGGTGGTGTCCGCCATCGTTTCGGCGGGCACCGTGGATGCGCTGGGCGTCGCCTGGATCGTCGCCAAGGCGATGCTGTTCCTGGTGGCGGCGCTCGTGCTGGGACAAATGATGGCGCCGCGGATCAGCCGCTTCTTCAGCCGTATCCACACCGGCGTCGGCATGAAATTCATGCTGGTGATCGGCACCTGCCTGGTGTTCGCCTTCCTCGCCCAACAGATCGGGCTGGCGCCCATCGTGGGCGCGTTCGCGGCGGGCCTGATCCTGGACGAGGTGCAGTTCCGCGACTTCGAGTCCCCCGAGTTCATCGCCGACGTGTCGCGGGAGGTGCAGGACATGGCGCCCGCCGTGCGCGAGCGACTAGGGAAAGTCATTGCCCGTCACCAGCAACGCGGTCTGGAGGAGCTGGTCAGCCCCCTGGGGCACTTCCTAGTGCCGTTCTTCTTCGTGATCACGGGCATGGGCGTGCGCCTGGATGCTCTTTTCAACTTGCACGCCGTGCTGATCGCGCTCGGCATCACTGCGGCCGCCGTGGTGGGCAAAGTGGCGGCCGGCATCGTGGCCGGAAAGGTGGACAAGTGGCTGGTGGGCTGGGGCATGGTGCCGCGCGGCGAGGTGGGCCTGATCTTCGCCGTGGTGGGCAAGGGCCTGGGCGTGGTCAGCGACGAGGTGTTTTCCGTCATCGTGATCATGGTGATGCTCACCACTCTCATGACGCCGCCCATTCTGGCGTTTCTGATCAAACGCCGGCAACGCAGCCCAGCAGCGTAG
- a CDS encoding monovalent cation/H+ antiporter subunit A, producing the protein MRILVLVLLPLAAAGLAPLLGRYGRNAVALGVALPVMLALGWLLLLAPSAFQGEVIRTGWQWLPAVGLHLTFRLDGLAFLFAGLILAIGLLIILYARYYLSPSDNHGRFFGYLMLFMTAMMGVVLSENVLLMLVFWELTSVSSFLLIAFHHHRHESRSGAITALSVTGGGGLALLAGLLLLGEAAGSFELTDILAAREAIVESPLYPVILVLVLLGAFTKSAQFPFHFWLPHAMAAPTPVSAYLHSATMVKAGIFLMARLHPAIANTELWFYLVTPTGLATLVFGAYTAMFKHDLKGLLAYSTVSHLGLITLLLGLSTPLAVVAGVFHLLNHATFKASLFMAAGIIDHEAGTRDMRRLAGLWKAMPHTAALAMVAAAAMAGVPLLNGFLSKEMFFAEALEGRLFGWIEPLLAAAAGMFSVAYSLRFIHDVFFHGQAQDLPRQPHEPPRWMKVPVEILAITCVVVGLFPAVVGPLLHVASASVLAAAPPEYSLALWHGFNLPLLMSVVALAGGAALYFWLQRKFRLHAHIPSRRSAKRLFDRLAIVATRAASWATARLDNGSLQRSLALMLGTALIVAAAPFADSQLKLAPPPTPVDGVSVVALAALLAAVLGSVVWRHDHLRSAIFVGVSGLIVSLAFLRFSAPDLALTQLSVEVVSIILLLLALKRLPERSPRESTAPRLVRDAVLSGFVGFGVGLLAFTVMIQPLSSISAFFLAQSVPGGGGANVVNVILVDFRGFDTFGEIIVLAIAAVGVLAIAGALADKTEAPPRAERPLEGESLILTVAARVILPLALLVAVYLFLRGHNDPGGGFIAGLVTAIALVIQYMASGLAWAERRLRLAPRRITGWGVLIAGAAGVGSLVFGYPFLTSTYGHLHLPVLGDLELASALIFDLGVYLTVVGATLLYLTRLARAPVPPTNHQGAA; encoded by the coding sequence ATGCGCATCCTCGTCCTCGTTCTGCTGCCGCTGGCGGCTGCGGGCCTCGCGCCCCTGCTCGGCCGCTACGGGCGCAACGCCGTGGCCCTTGGCGTCGCGCTGCCGGTCATGCTGGCGCTGGGCTGGCTGCTCCTGCTCGCCCCGTCCGCATTCCAAGGGGAAGTGATCCGCACCGGCTGGCAATGGCTGCCCGCGGTGGGGCTGCATCTCACTTTCCGCCTCGATGGCCTGGCGTTTCTGTTCGCTGGCCTCATCCTCGCCATCGGGCTGCTGATCATTCTCTACGCCCGCTATTACCTGTCCCCCTCGGACAATCACGGCCGCTTTTTCGGCTACCTGATGCTGTTCATGACGGCCATGATGGGCGTGGTGCTCTCCGAGAACGTACTGCTCATGCTGGTGTTCTGGGAACTCACCAGCGTGAGCTCTTTCCTGCTCATCGCCTTTCACCACCACCGCCACGAGTCCCGCTCCGGGGCCATCACCGCGCTGTCGGTGACCGGCGGCGGAGGGCTCGCGCTGCTCGCCGGACTCCTGCTCCTGGGCGAAGCAGCGGGCAGCTTCGAGCTCACCGACATCCTCGCGGCGCGGGAAGCGATCGTGGAGAGCCCCCTCTACCCGGTCATCCTGGTGCTGGTGCTGCTCGGCGCCTTCACCAAGTCGGCCCAGTTTCCGTTCCATTTCTGGTTGCCCCACGCCATGGCGGCGCCCACCCCCGTGTCCGCCTATCTCCATTCCGCCACCATGGTGAAGGCCGGCATCTTCCTCATGGCCCGACTGCATCCGGCCATAGCCAACACCGAGCTCTGGTTTTACCTGGTCACGCCCACCGGTCTGGCGACGCTGGTGTTTGGCGCTTACACGGCCATGTTCAAGCACGACCTGAAGGGACTGCTCGCCTACTCCACCGTGAGCCATCTGGGCCTCATCACCCTGCTGCTGGGCCTCAGCACGCCGCTCGCGGTGGTGGCCGGCGTGTTTCACCTCCTGAACCATGCAACTTTCAAGGCATCGCTCTTCATGGCGGCCGGCATCATCGACCACGAAGCCGGCACCCGGGACATGCGGCGGCTGGCGGGTCTGTGGAAAGCCATGCCCCACACGGCGGCGCTCGCCATGGTGGCCGCCGCCGCCATGGCGGGGGTGCCGCTGCTGAACGGGTTTCTTTCGAAAGAGATGTTCTTCGCCGAGGCGCTGGAGGGTCGGCTGTTCGGATGGATCGAGCCGTTGCTGGCCGCGGCGGCCGGCATGTTCTCCGTAGCGTATTCGCTGCGCTTCATCCACGACGTTTTCTTCCACGGGCAGGCCCAAGACCTGCCACGGCAGCCCCACGAGCCGCCGCGCTGGATGAAAGTGCCGGTGGAGATCCTGGCGATCACCTGCGTGGTGGTGGGCCTATTCCCGGCCGTCGTCGGACCCCTGTTGCATGTCGCCTCGGCGAGCGTCCTCGCCGCCGCCCCGCCCGAGTACAGTCTGGCCCTCTGGCACGGCTTCAACCTGCCGCTTCTCATGAGCGTGGTCGCCCTGGCGGGCGGTGCAGCGCTGTACTTCTGGCTGCAGCGCAAGTTCCGACTGCATGCGCACATTCCCTCCCGCCGCAGCGCCAAGCGGCTCTTCGACCGGCTCGCCATCGTGGCAACGCGGGCCGCCTCGTGGGCGACAGCACGCCTCGACAACGGGTCACTGCAGCGCTCCCTCGCGCTCATGCTCGGCACCGCGCTGATCGTGGCAGCCGCCCCGTTCGCCGATTCGCAGCTCAAGCTCGCGCCGCCCCCCACGCCCGTGGACGGGGTGAGCGTGGTGGCGCTTGCCGCCTTGCTGGCGGCGGTGTTGGGTAGCGTGGTGTGGCGCCACGATCACTTGCGGTCGGCTATTTTCGTCGGTGTCTCCGGTCTGATCGTCTCCCTCGCTTTCCTGCGGTTCTCGGCGCCGGATCTCGCCCTCACCCAGCTGTCGGTGGAAGTGGTGTCCATCATCCTGCTGCTCCTGGCCTTAAAGCGACTGCCCGAGCGCTCGCCCCGGGAAAGCACCGCTCCCCGGCTGGTGAGGGATGCCGTCCTCTCCGGGTTCGTGGGCTTCGGCGTCGGCCTACTGGCCTTCACGGTCATGATCCAGCCGCTGTCCAGCATCTCTGCCTTCTTCCTGGCGCAATCGGTGCCCGGCGGCGGGGGCGCCAACGTGGTCAACGTGATCCTGGTGGACTTCCGTGGTTTCGATACCTTCGGAGAGATCATCGTGCTCGCCATCGCCGCCGTCGGCGTGCTCGCCATAGCAGGCGCGCTAGCGGACAAGACGGAAGCGCCACCCCGGGCAGAGCGCCCCCTCGAAGGCGAGTCCCTCATCCTCACCGTCGCGGCACGCGTGATCCTGCCCCTCGCCCTTCTGGTGGCCGTCTACCTGTTCCTGCGCGGCCACAACGATCCCGGCGGCGGCTTCATCGCGGGGCTGGTGACCGCCATCGCGCTGGTGATCCAGTACATGGCCAGCGGCCTCGCCTGGGCCGAACGACGACTGCGGCTCGCCCCGCGGCGGATAACCGGCTGGGGCGTGCTCATCGCCGGCGCCGCGGGCGTGGGAAGCTTGGTCTTCGGTTACCCTTTTCTCACGAGCACCTACGGCCACCTGCACCTGCCGGTGCTGGGGGACCTGGAGTTGGCCAGCGCGCTGATCTTCGATCTCGGCGTGTACCTGACGGTGGTGGGCGCGACCCTCCTCTATCTCACCCGGCTGGCCCGGGCGCCGGTTCCCCCCACAAACCACCAAGGGGCCGCGTAA
- a CDS encoding Na+/H+ antiporter subunit G — protein MIAELLVSLFILVGAFFGLTGSMGLARLPDFYTRLHGPTKATTLGVGGVLIASILHFSLMGPALSLRELLIALFLFLTAPVSAHVLAKAGVRRGIASRAPLPDELKKKSAEG, from the coding sequence GTGATTGCGGAACTCCTCGTCTCGCTGTTCATCCTCGTGGGCGCGTTCTTCGGGCTCACCGGATCCATGGGGCTCGCGCGGCTGCCGGATTTCTATACGCGCCTGCATGGACCCACCAAGGCGACCACCTTGGGCGTAGGGGGAGTGCTGATCGCTTCCATCCTTCACTTCAGCCTGATGGGGCCGGCGCTCAGCCTGCGGGAGCTGCTGATCGCCCTGTTCCTGTTCTTGACGGCGCCGGTCTCGGCTCACGTGTTGGCCAAGGCGGGCGTCAGGCGCGGGATTGCCTCCCGGGCGCCGCTGCCGGATGAGCTCAAGAAGAAATCGGCGGAGGGTTAA
- a CDS encoding monovalent cation/H+ antiporter subunit D: MSHWIIVPIVLPALTAALLLLCAARPMPLQRWISGTATVALAATCVGLTASLDEAPRVYLLGNWPAPYGIVLVLDRLSALMLTLTAGVALVCLAGAMNGWDAEGPAGKRYFHALFQFQLMGLNGAFLTGDLFNLFVFFEVLLIASYGLLTHGGGAARARAGVHYVVINLTGSALFLVGVALLYGVAGTLNMADLARSVGRLEGEAAVLAEVAGLILLIVFGVKAALFPLYFWLPTAYTAAAAPVAALFALMTKVGVYAILRVFPLIFGDQGTEGGVAAPWLLPAGLITLGLGTLGALAATDFGRLTAYLTLASVGTLLAAVGLFTPQAVASALFYLVHSTLVTAALFLLWERVAAERGFAGDRFQRGPRLGRPLLLSGTYAFLAAAAVGLPPFSGFLGKVMILESARGTGATLAVWSVVLATGLLALFAVARAGSRLFWDLSRESPPGSQAASLAQAAPILSLAAALAGLVALASPFRTFTDRAAQELFDVERYAATVLRHPALPQRGLPSLPSEEAPR, from the coding sequence ATGAGCCACTGGATCATCGTTCCCATCGTCCTGCCAGCGCTGACGGCGGCCCTGCTGCTCCTGTGCGCCGCCCGGCCAATGCCGCTGCAGCGATGGATCTCAGGAACCGCAACGGTGGCGCTCGCCGCCACCTGCGTGGGGCTTACCGCCTCCCTGGACGAGGCTCCGCGCGTCTATCTCCTCGGCAACTGGCCTGCGCCGTACGGCATCGTGTTGGTGCTGGACCGCTTGAGCGCCTTGATGCTCACCCTCACCGCAGGCGTAGCCCTTGTCTGCCTCGCTGGCGCCATGAACGGCTGGGATGCCGAGGGGCCCGCGGGCAAGCGCTATTTCCATGCCCTGTTCCAGTTCCAGCTCATGGGGTTGAACGGCGCCTTCCTCACGGGAGATCTCTTCAATCTGTTCGTCTTCTTCGAAGTGCTGTTGATCGCCTCCTACGGGCTCCTCACCCACGGCGGCGGTGCGGCCCGGGCCCGGGCGGGCGTCCACTATGTGGTGATCAACCTGACGGGATCGGCCCTGTTCCTCGTCGGAGTCGCCCTGCTCTATGGGGTCGCCGGAACGCTCAACATGGCGGACCTTGCCCGATCTGTGGGAAGGCTGGAAGGCGAAGCCGCAGTGCTGGCCGAGGTGGCCGGATTGATCCTGCTCATCGTCTTCGGTGTGAAGGCGGCCCTGTTTCCCCTGTACTTCTGGCTGCCCACCGCATACACCGCAGCGGCCGCTCCCGTGGCGGCCCTCTTCGCCCTCATGACTAAAGTCGGGGTGTACGCGATCCTTCGAGTCTTTCCGCTGATCTTCGGCGACCAGGGGACTGAGGGTGGCGTCGCGGCGCCGTGGCTCTTGCCTGCGGGGCTCATCACGCTGGGCCTCGGCACGCTGGGGGCCCTCGCAGCCACTGACTTCGGGCGCCTGACGGCCTATCTCACGCTGGCCTCGGTCGGAACGCTGCTCGCGGCGGTAGGGCTGTTCACGCCCCAAGCCGTCGCGAGCGCCCTGTTCTACCTCGTGCACAGCACGTTGGTGACCGCCGCCCTGTTCCTGCTGTGGGAGCGGGTGGCGGCGGAGCGCGGTTTTGCGGGCGACCGGTTCCAGCGCGGCCCACGCCTCGGTCGGCCGCTACTGCTCTCGGGGACGTACGCCTTCCTTGCCGCCGCCGCAGTCGGGCTGCCGCCCTTCTCCGGTTTCCTCGGCAAGGTGATGATCCTGGAGAGCGCCCGCGGGACAGGCGCAACGCTCGCGGTGTGGAGCGTGGTCCTGGCGACCGGCCTGCTCGCCCTCTTTGCGGTGGCCAGGGCCGGCAGCCGGCTGTTCTGGGACCTCTCCCGGGAGTCGCCGCCGGGCTCGCAGGCCGCTTCACTGGCCCAGGCGGCCCCCATCCTGTCCCTGGCGGCGGCCCTTGCCGGGCTGGTGGCGCTCGCATCGCCGTTCAGAACGTTCACTGATCGAGCCGCGCAGGAGCTCTTCGACGTGGAACGCTACGCTGCCACCGTGCTCCGTCATCCCGCGCTTCCCCAGCGCGGTCTGCCGAGCCTACCGTCCGAGGAGGCGCCTCGATGA